One genomic segment of Paenibacillus xylanexedens includes these proteins:
- a CDS encoding ABC transporter substrate-binding protein, producing the protein MSKQRKRFSLVLALLMAVTLVLSACGGSKDASESGGAGDDAVELIWYTIGTPQKDVNKVMEEVSKYTKEKINATVTMKMVDWGDYPQKMQVNVASGEPMDILFTSSGGFDYVQNARKGAFLELDDLLAEYGQDLTKTIDPAFLSGSKVDGHNYGIPANKELPQQEVWRFNQMLVDKYKLDISGVRTLDSLEPLLKTIKENEASVTPFAMDKNYVPYVPYDYVIQNLPMAIKLDTTDYKLVNILETPEMKEALTTMHKYYKAGYVSAEAATTGSTNDLTTSGNWFLDRAQTQPLADNQWSASYGYQVVSTPASEAIITNTSVQGSIMAISANSEYPEKAMEFLNLLNTDPVLRNMVDSGIEGTHYKKVDDTHMENLPESKNYDMPSYSLGNNMLLYLNSNDPDNKWDEFKKFNAEGVNSPILSFNFDASNVSSELTAVQNVKEQYWAALMTGTLDPAANLDQVIEKFNQAGLEKVMAEAQSQLDAWRAENK; encoded by the coding sequence ATGAGTAAACAAAGAAAACGCTTCTCACTCGTTCTTGCATTGTTAATGGCCGTTACACTTGTTCTTAGTGCCTGTGGAGGAAGCAAAGATGCTTCAGAATCGGGGGGAGCTGGAGATGACGCGGTAGAGTTGATCTGGTATACCATCGGTACCCCTCAGAAAGACGTCAACAAAGTGATGGAAGAAGTGAGCAAGTATACCAAAGAGAAAATTAATGCCACGGTAACGATGAAGATGGTTGACTGGGGTGACTACCCGCAGAAGATGCAGGTTAACGTAGCATCCGGTGAGCCAATGGACATTCTGTTCACTTCTTCTGGTGGATTCGATTATGTACAAAATGCCAGAAAAGGTGCATTCCTCGAACTGGATGACCTGCTTGCTGAATACGGTCAGGATCTTACCAAGACCATCGATCCTGCATTCCTCAGCGGTTCCAAGGTAGATGGACACAATTACGGAATTCCAGCCAACAAAGAGTTGCCACAACAAGAGGTATGGCGCTTTAACCAAATGCTGGTTGATAAATACAAGCTGGACATCTCTGGCGTTCGTACGTTAGACAGTCTGGAGCCTCTGCTCAAAACAATTAAGGAAAACGAGGCGAGTGTAACACCATTTGCCATGGATAAAAACTATGTTCCTTACGTGCCTTATGACTATGTCATTCAGAATCTGCCAATGGCAATCAAGCTGGATACAACAGACTATAAGCTTGTAAACATACTGGAAACACCTGAAATGAAAGAAGCACTTACCACAATGCACAAATACTACAAGGCTGGTTATGTATCGGCAGAAGCGGCAACAACAGGTTCCACGAACGACCTGACAACATCGGGCAACTGGTTCCTGGATCGTGCACAGACTCAGCCGCTCGCGGACAATCAATGGTCTGCAAGTTACGGTTATCAAGTCGTTTCAACACCTGCAAGTGAAGCAATTATAACGAATACATCTGTACAAGGTTCCATCATGGCCATCTCGGCCAACTCGGAATATCCGGAGAAAGCGATGGAATTCCTGAACCTGCTCAATACAGATCCTGTGCTGCGTAATATGGTGGACTCCGGTATTGAGGGCACACACTACAAAAAAGTGGATGACACGCATATGGAAAATCTGCCTGAATCGAAAAACTACGATATGCCTTCATACTCCCTTGGGAACAACATGCTGCTCTATCTGAACAGCAATGACCCGGATAACAAATGGGATGAGTTCAAGAAGTTTAACGCTGAAGGTGTCAATTCCCCGATCCTCAGCTTTAACTTTGATGCAAGCAATGTATCGTCCGAACTGACGGCGGTACAGAACGTGAAAGAGCAATATTGGGCAGCACTGATGACAGGTACATTGGACCCGGCAGCCAATCTGGATCAAGTGATTGAGAAGTTCAATCAAGCCGGACTGGAGAAAGTAATGGCTGAAGCCCAAAGCCAGCTGGATGCCTGGAGAGCGGAAAACAAGTAA